In Anabaena sphaerica FACHB-251, the DNA window AGGAGAGGAAAAAAATGTTTAGCTGTTGATGTCCCACTTGCAGCGTTGGGTTTCAAAATCAAATACTAAGCCACTTGGACATGGCATTATTTGAAGTCCAAAAGCTGTGCATTGATAAAAGCTTTTTACCCCAACGTCATCAAAGTTAGCGTACATTTAATCAA includes these proteins:
- a CDS encoding carbohydrate-binding module family 14 protein — encoded protein: MYANFDDVGVKSFYQCTAFGLQIMPCPSGLVFDFETQRCKWDINS